One window of the Fervidobacterium thailandense genome contains the following:
- the rpsJ gene encoding 30S ribosomal protein S10, which translates to MPGQKIRIRLKAYDHRLLDESAKKIVEVAKQTNAKVSGPIPLPTERTLYVVLRSPLKHKDSREQFEKKVHKRLIDIIDPNPKTIDALMKINLPAGVDVEINL; encoded by the coding sequence ATGCCTGGTCAGAAAATAAGAATAAGGTTGAAAGCTTACGACCACAGGTTGCTTGATGAGTCTGCAAAGAAAATTGTCGAAGTTGCAAAGCAAACAAACGCAAAGGTGTCAGGTCCCATTCCACTCCCCACGGAGAGGACTTTGTACGTTGTTTTGAGATCACCGTTAAAACACAAGGATTCGCGAGAACAATTCGAAAAGAAGGTTCACAAAAGGTTAATCGATATCATCGATCCGAACCCGAAAACGATCGACGCACTCATGAAGATAAACCTTCCAGCCGGTGTAGATGTTGAAATCAACTTGTGA
- the rplC gene encoding 50S ribosomal protein L3 has product MKFIIARKIGMTRLWKDDKVIPVTVLKAGPCYVVQKKTVEKDGYNAIQLGFEEVSEKKVTKPMLGVFKKANLKPMRVLKEFRVDDVDKYTVGQEITVAIFEEGDKIDITGWSKGRGFAGAMKRWNFQGGPRSHGAKFHRELGSVGQHTEPARIFKGKKMPGRYGNERVTILNSEVVKIDVENHLLAVKGGVPGARGSLVLIRSAVKPKK; this is encoded by the coding sequence ATGAAATTTATAATCGCCCGAAAGATAGGAATGACGAGATTGTGGAAAGATGATAAAGTTATTCCTGTGACCGTGTTGAAAGCCGGTCCGTGTTACGTTGTTCAGAAGAAGACAGTTGAGAAGGACGGTTACAACGCCATCCAGCTCGGTTTTGAAGAAGTAAGCGAAAAAAAGGTCACCAAACCGATGCTTGGAGTATTCAAGAAAGCCAACCTCAAGCCAATGAGGGTACTCAAGGAATTCAGAGTTGACGATGTCGACAAGTACACCGTTGGTCAGGAAATCACCGTTGCAATTTTCGAAGAAGGCGATAAAATAGACATTACGGGTTGGTCAAAAGGTAGAGGTTTCGCCGGTGCAATGAAGAGATGGAACTTCCAAGGTGGTCCCAGGTCACACGGTGCGAAGTTCCACAGAGAGCTTGGTTCCGTTGGTCAGCACACCGAACCGGCAAGGATATTCAAGGGTAAGAAGATGCCTGGAAGGTACGGAAATGAAAGGGTTACCATTCTCAATTCCGAAGTCGTCAAAATAGATGTCGAAAATCATCTTTTAGCGGTCAAAGGTGGAGTGCCAGGAGCGAGGGGCAGCCTTGTTCTGATAAGGAGTGCGGTGAAGCCGAAGAAATAA
- the tuf gene encoding elongation factor Tu, with the protein MAKEKFVRTKPHVNVGTIGHIDHGKTTLTAAITKYCSLLGLADYTPYEMIDKAPEERARGITINITHVEYQTEKRHYAHIDCPGHADYIKNMITGAAQMDGAILVVAATDGPMPQTREHVLLARQVNVPYIIVFINKVDMVDDPELVDLVEMEVRDLLNKYEFPGDELPVIRGSALKAIEAGNDPNDPAYKPIKELLDAMDNYIPEPVREIDKPFLMPIEDVFSITGRGTVVTGRIERGVIKPGVEAEIIGLSYEIKKTVITSVEMFRKELDEAIAGDNVGCLLRGIDKDEVERGQVLAKPGSITPHKKFKANIYVLKKEEGGRHTPFTKGYKPQFYIRTADVTGEIVDLPAGVEMVMPGDNLEMTIELIYPVAIEKGMRFAVREGGKTVGAGVVTEIIE; encoded by the coding sequence ATGGCAAAGGAAAAATTTGTAAGGACCAAGCCACACGTGAACGTTGGAACGATCGGACACATCGACCACGGTAAGACAACACTCACAGCAGCTATCACAAAGTACTGCTCGCTCCTCGGACTTGCAGACTACACACCCTACGAAATGATTGACAAGGCTCCAGAAGAAAGGGCAAGAGGTATTACCATCAACATCACCCACGTTGAGTACCAGACTGAAAAGAGACACTATGCACACATTGACTGCCCTGGTCACGCTGACTACATCAAGAACATGATCACCGGTGCTGCACAGATGGACGGTGCAATCCTCGTTGTCGCAGCAACGGACGGTCCAATGCCACAGACAAGGGAACACGTGCTTCTTGCAAGGCAGGTTAACGTTCCTTACATAATCGTTTTTATCAACAAGGTTGACATGGTTGACGATCCCGAGCTTGTCGACCTTGTTGAAATGGAAGTTAGGGACCTGCTCAACAAGTACGAATTCCCCGGCGATGAACTCCCCGTTATCAGGGGTTCCGCTCTCAAAGCAATCGAAGCTGGTAACGATCCAAACGATCCCGCTTACAAACCGATAAAGGAACTCCTCGACGCCATGGACAACTACATACCAGAACCAGTTCGTGAAATCGACAAACCATTCCTTATGCCAATTGAAGACGTCTTCTCGATCACCGGTAGGGGTACGGTTGTTACAGGAAGGATCGAACGTGGCGTCATCAAACCGGGTGTTGAAGCCGAAATTATCGGTTTGAGCTACGAGATCAAGAAGACAGTTATTACAAGTGTTGAAATGTTCAGGAAAGAACTCGATGAAGCAATCGCTGGTGACAACGTTGGTTGTCTCCTCAGGGGTATTGACAAGGATGAAGTTGAAAGAGGACAAGTTCTTGCAAAACCCGGTTCCATCACACCACACAAGAAGTTCAAAGCAAACATCTACGTCCTCAAGAAAGAAGAGGGCGGTAGGCACACTCCGTTCACAAAGGGTTACAAACCACAATTCTACATCAGAACTGCTGACGTCACCGGTGAAATCGTCGACCTCCCAGCTGGTGTTGAAATGGTCATGCCTGGTGACAACCTCGAAATGACGATCGAACTCATCTACCCGGTCGCTATCGAAAAAGGTATGAGGTTTGCGGTCCGCGAAGGTGGAAAGACCGTTGGTGCAGGTGTTGTTACGGAAATAATCGAGTAA